A genomic segment from Aegilops tauschii subsp. strangulata cultivar AL8/78 chromosome 1, Aet v6.0, whole genome shotgun sequence encodes:
- the LOC109755465 gene encoding uncharacterized protein, whose translation MEDLLDAEIGKNDYDWLLTPPGTPRVPALEVAQKIPSSNILPKRTLTRSSSTTRASRLSVSQTENGHSAVPARPARSNSVTRPSIQSTLMSSNNRTAVLNASISSVSSRPTTPSRRSSTIAAPKQLVPASRPVPARSSTPVKPRPSTPSKTRPSTPVKTHQATSNSATDVAAARTTATQSSRPSTPNSRSRIMLNSSSGSIPAMSRPSPSVGIIPATSRPGASSSNGHGTSHPTSLSSGTVPSVSRSSSRSSTPTRQPAVRSSTPAMGRSPSFGRTSSSNSLTTSMNRPAASSGRSSAPSSAPSSRPSSPGPRPRAPVRSHDIPSSAPASRPSSPGPRPRAPVRPHDTPSSAPSSRPSSPSPRPRAPVRPLDIPDFPNETPPNLRTKLPERPLSAGRSRPGMASGIRSNPHAEQLAASAPAKKLSVPAASRNKFSDPPSKAPSRSNGHQNRQSERSVVDSQATRTARTGAVAGDNGFGRTISKNSLDMAIKHMDIRQNLGGIRGASLFPHSIRSSTGKVRPVRMSDPGHLTSNSDHRHYADNGSANGHFFSSDSYGALSRNGGSSTDSPDRGSFETKETSLSELDIYGSSRYEAMLLRGEDVRNTSWLHGGFDDDKPDQSPLFDHRFEPLPEPFSPF comes from the exons ATGGAGGACCTGCTGGACGCCGAGATCGGCAAGAACGACTACGACTG GCTTCTTACTCCGCCTGGGACGCCCCGTGTTCCTGCTCTGGAGGTTGCTCAGAAAATACCATCCTCAAATATATTACCTAAGCGCACCCTCACTAGATCTTCCTCAACTACAAGAGCATCAAGG CTTTCGGTGTCTCAAACAGAGAATGGACATTCTGCAGTTCCCGCTAGACCAGCAAGAAGTAACTCTGTAACCCGCCCTTCTATCCAATCAACTCTCATGTCAAGCAATAACAGGACAGCGGTTCTCAACGCGAGTATTTCATCTGTCAGTTCAAGACCTACAACCCCAAGTAGGCGAAGCAGCACCATTGCTGCGCCAAAACAATTGGTGCCAGCTTCACGTCCAGTTCCAGCAAGGTCATCTACTCCTGTTAAACCTCGTCCATCTACACCATCCAAAACTCGCCCGTCTACTCCTGTGAAAACTCATCAAGCAACATCCAACTCTGCAACTGACGTAGCTGCTGCCAGGACCACAGCCACCCAAAGTTCGAGGCCATCGACTCCAAATTCTCGGTCTCGAATTATGTTGAATTCATCTTCAGGGTCTATTCCTGCAATGAGCCGCCCAAGCCCATCCGTAGGTATCATTCCTGCAACGAGCCGCCCAGGCGCTTCCTCAAGTAATGGTCATGGGACAAGTCATCCCACCTCATTGTCTTCTGGTACAGTTCCTTCAGTGAGTCGCTCCAGCTCACGATCATCTACACCTACACGTCAGCCTGCAGTGCGTTCATCGACCCCAGCTATGGGCCGTTCGCCTTCTTTTGGACGCACTTCTAGTAGCAATAGCTTGACGACATCTATGAACCGACCTGCAGCTAGTAGTGGCCGAAGTTCAGCACCGTCATCAGCTCCATCATCCCGTCCAAGTTCCCCAGGTCCACGACCCCGAGCTCCAGTGCGCTCACATGACATTCCTTCATCGGCTCCAGCATCTCGTCCAAGTTCCCCAGGTCCACGACCACGAGCTCCAGTGCGGCCACATGATACCCCTTCATCAGCTCCTTCATCTCGTCCAAGCTCCCCAAGTCCACGGCCCCGAGCTCCGGTGCGGCCACTTGATATCCCTGATTTCCCAAATGAAACGCCACCAAACCTAAGGACAAAGCTACCTGAGCGACCACTATCTGCTGGTAGATCACGCCCGGGAATGGCTTCAGGAATAAGATCAAACCCACATGCTGAACAGTTAGCTGCCTCGGCTCCAGCAAAAAAGCTCTCCGTGCCTGCTGCAAGTCGTAATAAGTTTTCTGATCCACCATCAAAGGCGCCTTCTCGCTCAAATGGACACCAAAATAGGCAGTCTGAAAGGTCCGTTGTTGACAGTCAAGCTACTAGGACTGCACGGACTGGTGCAGTTGCAGGAGATAATGGATTTGGGAGGACAATTTCAAAGAATTCACTTGACATGGCAATCAAGCACATG GACATTCGGCAGAACTTGGGTGGCATCCGTGGGGCATCCCTGTTTCCGCACAGCATCCGCTCAAGCACCGGCAAGGTCCGTCCGGTCCGAATGTCTGACCCCGGGCATCTCACCTCGAACAGTGACCACCGGCACTACGCGGACAACGGCAGCGCCAACGGGCACTTCTTCTCCAGCGACTCCTATGGAGCCCTGTCTCGCAACGGGGGCAGCTCAACCGACTCGCCGGACCGGGGGAGCTTCGAGACCAAGGAGACGTCCCTGAGCGAGCTGGACATCTACGGCAGCTCGCGGTACGAGGCGATGCTGCTGAGGGGGGAGGACGTGAGGAACACGAGCTGGCTGCACGGCGGGTTCGACGACGACAAGCCTGACCAGAGCCCCCTGTTCGACCACCGGTTCGAGCCGCTCCCGGAGCCCTTCAGCCCCTTCTGA